One window of the Lactococcus lactis genome contains the following:
- a CDS encoding methionine ABC transporter permease — protein sequence MAEWFAHTFPNVVYLGWTGETGWWTAIVQTLYMTFISALIGGLLGLIFGIGVVVTAEDGITPNRPLFWILDKIVSIGRAFPFIILLAAIAPLTKILVGTQIGVTAALVPLALGVAPFYARQVQASLESVDHGKVEAAQTVGADFLDIVFTVYLREELASLIRVSTVTLISLIGLTAMAGAIGAGGLGNTAISYGYNRFANDVTWFATILILIFVLLVQLVGDFLARRVSHR from the coding sequence ATGGCAGAATGGTTTGCACATACATTTCCTAATGTGGTTTATTTAGGATGGACAGGTGAGACGGGTTGGTGGACAGCAATTGTTCAAACGCTTTATATGACATTTATTTCAGCACTTATTGGTGGTTTATTGGGATTGATATTTGGAATTGGTGTTGTGGTGACTGCTGAAGATGGGATTACACCTAATCGACCATTATTTTGGATTTTAGATAAAATTGTTTCTATCGGACGGGCTTTTCCCTTTATTATCTTATTAGCAGCAATTGCTCCCTTGACTAAAATTTTGGTGGGGACGCAGATTGGTGTTACTGCGGCTTTAGTTCCATTGGCTCTAGGAGTGGCTCCTTTTTATGCCAGACAAGTTCAAGCTTCGCTTGAGTCTGTTGACCATGGAAAAGTTGAAGCAGCTCAAACGGTGGGAGCTGATTTTCTCGATATTGTTTTCACGGTCTATCTTCGTGAAGAATTAGCTAGTTTAATTCGTGTTTCAACCGTTACTTTAATTTCCTTGATTGGTTTGACTGCAATGGCTGGTGCGATTGGAGCTGGTGGACTAGGAAATACGGCCATTTCTTATGGATATAATCGCTTTGCCAATGATGTGACTTGGTTTGCAACCATTTTAATCTTGATTTTTGTTTTATTGGTTCAGCTTGTTGGTGATTTCTTAGCTAGACGGGTTTCACATCGATAA
- a CDS encoding ECF-type riboflavin transporter substrate-binding protein, producing the protein MKNNSVKIVVATGIGAALFVIIGWLINIPTPIPNTSIQLQYAVLALFSALFGPLAGFLIGFIGHALKDSFLYGAPWWTWVLGSGLMGLFLAFGVKRETLTQGIFGNKEIIRFNIVQFLANVVVWGIIAPIGDVLVYSEPANKVFTQGIVAGLVNALTIAVAGTLLLKLYAATRTKSGSLDKE; encoded by the coding sequence ATGAAAAATAACTCTGTAAAAATTGTTGTTGCCACTGGGATTGGAGCTGCTTTGTTTGTGATTATTGGTTGGCTAATTAATATTCCTACACCAATTCCAAATACTAGTATTCAATTGCAATATGCGGTCCTTGCCCTATTTTCAGCCTTATTTGGCCCTTTAGCTGGTTTCTTGATCGGATTTATTGGTCATGCCCTTAAAGATTCATTTCTCTATGGTGCGCCTTGGTGGACTTGGGTTTTAGGCTCAGGTTTAATGGGCTTATTTCTAGCTTTTGGAGTCAAAAGAGAAACTTTGACTCAAGGAATTTTTGGAAATAAAGAAATCATTCGTTTTAATATTGTTCAATTTTTAGCCAATGTCGTAGTTTGGGGAATTATTGCCCCAATTGGGGATGTTTTAGTTTATAGTGAACCGGCAAATAAGGTCTTCACACAAGGAATTGTTGCTGGTTTAGTAAATGCATTGACTATTGCCGTAGCAGGAACTTTACTACTCAAACTCTATGCTGCTACCAGAACCAAATCTGGCTCACTCGATAAAGAATAA
- a CDS encoding ABC transporter ATP-binding protein has product MEALISFKDFTFKYDLQKNPTLKKINLEIFPGEKVLIVGPSGSGKSTIGSCLNGILPHLHKGEASGELSIAGLPFGTSIAELSEKVSTILQDTDGQFIGLSVAEDIAFALENDGLIHDELVSKVAYWSDKTETNKLLNHRPQDLSGGQKQRVSLAGVLIDESPILLFDEPLANLDPQTCLETMALIKDIHENNEVTTIIIEHRIEEVLPLGIDKIVVVNDGEIVAIGSPAELLKTEIFNENSLREPLYLSALKAANATKLLTDFSDLKSFEVLSAKKLLTDFLDTYKFTDKAVSKNNILSVKNLSVNFAQHEVLKGINIEVQEGEKISIVGKNGVGKSTFANALCHFVEASGEILYRGQSIIADSISERAKKIGYIMQNPNLMISQNIVSDEVAAGLRLRHVDEKMIQDKVEEILKVCGLYPFRNWPISSLSYGQKKRVTIASILILEPEILVLDEPTAAQDLQSYREIMDFLDELNRRLHLTMIMITHDMYLITEYSDRTLVFADGKIIADSSPYQILENEDFVKMGNLSQPSLYQLARQTDTNPVLLTKAFINFQNQERLKHE; this is encoded by the coding sequence ATGGAAGCCTTAATTTCGTTCAAAGATTTTACATTTAAATATGATTTACAAAAAAATCCAACTTTAAAAAAGATTAATTTGGAAATATTTCCTGGGGAAAAAGTACTGATTGTCGGTCCTTCTGGTTCAGGTAAATCAACGATTGGTTCTTGTCTTAATGGGATTTTGCCTCATTTACATAAAGGAGAAGCAAGTGGGGAACTCTCAATTGCTGGTTTGCCCTTTGGGACTTCAATTGCTGAATTATCTGAAAAGGTGTCGACGATTTTGCAAGATACTGATGGCCAGTTTATTGGTTTGAGCGTTGCTGAGGATATTGCTTTTGCTTTGGAAAATGATGGTCTGATTCATGATGAACTGGTCAGTAAAGTGGCCTATTGGTCAGACAAAACAGAAACAAATAAACTCTTGAATCATCGCCCCCAAGATTTGTCGGGAGGACAAAAGCAGCGGGTTTCTTTAGCTGGTGTTTTGATTGATGAATCGCCAATTTTGCTTTTTGATGAACCTTTAGCTAATTTGGACCCGCAAACTTGCTTAGAAACAATGGCTTTGATTAAGGATATTCATGAAAATAATGAAGTCACTACGATTATCATCGAACACAGAATCGAAGAAGTTTTACCGCTTGGTATTGATAAAATTGTCGTGGTCAACGACGGCGAAATTGTTGCAATTGGAAGTCCTGCTGAATTATTAAAAACAGAAATTTTTAATGAAAATTCATTACGCGAGCCCCTCTATCTCTCAGCATTAAAAGCTGCAAATGCTACAAAATTACTGACAGATTTTTCTGACCTAAAAAGTTTTGAAGTCCTGTCAGCAAAAAAATTACTGACAGATTTTTTAGACACCTATAAATTTACTGACAAGGCTGTCAGCAAAAATAATATTCTGTCAGTAAAAAATTTATCAGTAAATTTTGCTCAACATGAAGTTCTAAAAGGTATTAATATAGAAGTTCAAGAAGGAGAAAAAATTTCAATTGTCGGGAAAAATGGAGTTGGTAAGTCAACCTTTGCCAATGCACTCTGTCATTTTGTTGAAGCGAGTGGCGAAATTTTATACCGAGGGCAATCGATTATTGCTGATTCTATTTCTGAACGTGCGAAAAAAATTGGCTATATTATGCAAAATCCAAATCTGATGATTTCGCAAAATATTGTCAGTGATGAGGTGGCAGCTGGTTTACGACTCCGTCATGTTGATGAAAAAATGATTCAAGATAAAGTTGAAGAAATTTTGAAAGTTTGTGGGCTTTATCCTTTTAGAAATTGGCCAATTTCTTCTTTGAGTTATGGTCAGAAAAAAAGAGTAACGATTGCTAGTATTTTAATACTAGAACCTGAAATTTTAGTCCTTGACGAGCCAACAGCTGCTCAGGATTTACAATCTTATCGGGAAATCATGGATTTTCTTGACGAACTTAACCGCCGTCTTCATTTAACAATGATTATGATTACGCACGATATGTATTTAATTACAGAATATAGTGACCGGACCCTTGTTTTTGCTGACGGGAAAATTATTGCTGACAGCAGTCCTTATCAAATTTTAGAAAATGAAGATTTTGTAAAAATGGGCAATTTAAGTCAACCAAGCCTTTATCAACTTGCCAGACAAACAGATACCAATCCCGTTTTACTGACAAAAGCTTTCATCAATTTTCAGAATCAGGAGAGATTAAAGCATGAATAA
- a CDS encoding energy-coupling factor transporter transmembrane component T family protein — MNNQLSVLGYQAGNSFIYQLNATAKLLFFLLISISSMVTYDTRYLAFVALFSVILFYFSKIPFSSVKRVAQFAAIFAILNLLFVFIFDPGYGARLYDSKTILWGPLTLEELFYLFNLVLKYFSTIPLALLFILTTNPSQFASSLNKIGLPYRSSYSVSLALRYIPDMQEKFLAIRNAGQARGMDLSKKVGLFSRIKLNVQLLLPLIFSSLEQIDTISTAMELRRFGKKKKRSWYSYQPLNVKDYLVILLALLGVVIVILLFFVNQGRFFNPFH; from the coding sequence ATGAATAATCAACTTAGTGTTCTAGGCTATCAAGCTGGAAATTCTTTTATTTACCAACTGAATGCAACAGCAAAACTCCTTTTCTTTCTATTAATTTCTATCAGCAGTATGGTGACTTATGACACGAGATATTTGGCTTTTGTTGCTTTATTTTCGGTAATTTTATTTTATTTTTCTAAAATTCCTTTTTCATCAGTAAAAAGGGTTGCCCAATTTGCAGCAATTTTTGCGATTTTAAATCTGCTTTTTGTATTTATTTTTGACCCTGGATATGGCGCGCGACTTTATGATTCAAAAACAATCCTTTGGGGACCTCTTACTTTAGAAGAACTTTTTTACCTTTTTAATCTCGTCTTGAAATATTTTTCAACCATTCCGCTCGCTTTACTCTTTATCTTAACTACTAATCCGAGCCAATTTGCCAGTAGTTTAAATAAAATTGGTCTGCCTTATCGTTCCTCATATTCGGTTTCCTTAGCGCTGCGCTATATTCCTGATATGCAAGAAAAATTTTTAGCAATCCGTAATGCTGGACAGGCCAGAGGAATGGATTTATCAAAAAAAGTAGGACTTTTTTCGCGAATAAAATTAAATGTTCAATTGTTACTCCCTTTAATTTTTTCCAGTTTAGAACAAATTGATACTATTTCCACAGCTATGGAGCTTAGACGATTTGGTAAAAAGAAGAAAAGAAGTTGGTATTCTTATCAACCTTTGAATGTTAAAGATTACTTGGTTATCTTGCTTGCGCTTTTAGGAGTGGTGATTGTTATTCTTCTCTTCTTTGTAAATCAGGGCCGATTTTTTAATCCATTTCATTAA
- a CDS encoding helix-turn-helix transcriptional regulator, giving the protein MENKIRELRRLSHLSQEDVAHIAHVSRQTINAIENDKYDPELTLAFKLAETLGTTVDELFNYQPTVVKRKENDVFWCEKYQCVLWKRAGIEKRNAVD; this is encoded by the coding sequence ATGGAAAATAAAATACGTGAATTGCGCCGATTATCTCATCTTTCACAAGAGGATGTTGCACATATCGCTCACGTCTCGCGTCAGACGATTAATGCGATTGAAAATGACAAATACGACCCAGAGTTAACGCTTGCTTTCAAACTTGCGGAAACCCTAGGGACAACCGTTGATGAGCTTTTTAACTATCAACCAACCGTTGTGAAAAGGAAAGAAAACGATGTATTTTGGTGCGAAAAATATCAATGTGTCTTATGGAAAAGAGCAGGTATTGAAAAACGTAACGCTGTCGATTGA
- a CDS encoding ABC transporter ATP-binding protein, producing the protein MYFGAKNINVSYGKEQVLKNVTLSIEKGKTTAIIGVNGSGKSTILKALGRLIKSDGQVIFDNQPLSQHSNREIARILALLPQSITAPADITVYELVSLGRFPHQKLMQQRLSKEDILFIEELMRETKIWDIRESKISELSGGQKQRVFITMILAQDSEIILLDEPTTYLDLAHQLDILCLLKDLATKRNKTIVYVIHDLNHAARFADNLVLVKDGEVVEEGTVDELFTQKTLKECFGLDVTLGCDTFTKKLMITGVKDA; encoded by the coding sequence ATGTATTTTGGTGCGAAAAATATCAATGTGTCTTATGGAAAAGAGCAGGTATTGAAAAACGTAACGCTGTCGATTGAAAAAGGAAAAACGACAGCTATTATTGGAGTCAATGGTTCTGGGAAATCAACGATTTTAAAGGCACTTGGACGTTTAATTAAATCGGATGGACAGGTTATCTTTGATAATCAACCTTTAAGTCAACATTCTAATCGTGAAATTGCTAGAATTTTAGCTCTCTTGCCTCAATCAATTACTGCCCCAGCTGATATTACAGTCTATGAACTTGTCAGTTTAGGACGTTTCCCACATCAAAAATTAATGCAACAACGTCTCTCAAAAGAAGATATTTTGTTCATAGAAGAATTGATGAGAGAAACAAAGATTTGGGACATTCGAGAAAGTAAGATATCAGAACTTTCTGGTGGACAAAAACAAAGAGTTTTTATCACGATGATTTTAGCTCAAGATAGTGAGATTATTTTATTAGATGAACCAACGACTTATCTAGATTTAGCTCATCAGTTAGATATTTTATGTTTATTAAAAGATTTGGCGACAAAGAGAAATAAAACCATTGTTTACGTCATTCACGATTTAAACCATGCCGCTCGTTTTGCTGACAATCTAGTCCTTGTAAAAGACGGAGAAGTGGTTGAAGAAGGAACTGTTGATGAGTTATTTACTCAAAAAACGTTGAAAGAATGCTTTGGATTAGATGTCACTTTAGGATGTGATACCTTTACCAAAAAATTAATGATTACTGGGGTGAAAGATGCCTAA
- a CDS encoding iron ABC transporter permease, which produces MPKKHFLTIFFALVFSLLFLSVIYLMLGNKNVPLTEILVNKMVLQLRFPRLISLYLTGFLLSVSGFIVQIMTRNPIAEMATLGISGGSSLALSLILTLGWSTNDGISVLVSSLGAFIALAVVMLLTARTHFQPLKVVLVGTSVGLFATSLASSLTFASHDTQAYFRWIVGSFSGITNTKVLLMAVVSLIFLILLLLFSKQIYLLNFGDELAQSFGISVNFVRLVIMFLVALASGVTVASVGVVSFVGLIAPHIAKKLVRANFWQNVILSVLTGMLLLVLADLIARNLFKPYEFPAGSLTMLLGAPFFLWVITKEAK; this is translated from the coding sequence ATGCCTAAAAAACATTTTCTGACAATCTTTTTTGCCCTAGTTTTTTCTTTACTTTTTTTGTCAGTAATATACCTGATGCTTGGGAATAAAAATGTTCCTCTGACAGAAATTTTAGTAAATAAAATGGTCTTACAATTAAGATTTCCAAGATTAATAAGTCTATATCTCACAGGATTTCTCTTATCCGTCAGTGGATTTATTGTTCAAATTATGACTAGAAACCCAATTGCCGAAATGGCAACTTTAGGGATTTCTGGCGGTTCGAGCTTGGCTTTATCACTCATTTTAACTTTGGGTTGGTCAACAAATGATGGGATTTCAGTTCTAGTTTCATCACTAGGAGCATTTATTGCTTTAGCAGTCGTCATGCTTTTGACTGCGAGAACGCATTTTCAGCCATTAAAAGTTGTACTAGTTGGAACATCAGTTGGACTTTTTGCAACTAGTTTGGCCAGCTCCTTGACTTTTGCCAGCCACGATACACAGGCCTATTTTCGCTGGATTGTGGGTTCTTTTTCAGGGATAACTAATACTAAAGTTCTTTTGATGGCAGTAGTAAGTCTTATTTTTCTTATCCTCTTGCTTTTATTTTCAAAACAAATTTATTTATTGAATTTTGGTGATGAGCTTGCTCAATCTTTTGGGATTTCTGTCAATTTTGTTCGTTTAGTCATTATGTTTTTAGTTGCGCTGGCTTCTGGTGTAACTGTTGCCTCAGTTGGGGTGGTCAGCTTTGTCGGTTTGATCGCTCCACATATTGCCAAGAAGCTTGTCAGAGCTAATTTTTGGCAAAATGTAATTCTGTCAGTACTGACAGGAATGTTATTGCTTGTTTTAGCTGATTTGATAGCCAGAAATTTATTTAAACCTTACGAATTTCCAGCAGGAAGTCTAACCATGCTTCTAGGTGCTCCCTTCTTTCTTTGGGTTATTACAAAGGAGGCAAAATAA
- a CDS encoding FecCD family ABC transporter permease, with product MKRKFTLLFVLLLVLIVVDLTQFSTNPQILSILIPNFRLPRLITILSAGIALSLSGFIIQNITENPLADSGTIGITSGASAGSVAFLLIADHFKLTGLWNFSYTIFALIGALLSFVLIYFFALRKQVSSVRVLLTGIAITAFFQALITIGQLSVNAFDFQKVAVWLSGDIWQTGSTYLFICILLLVIGLIILPFFLRKLEILSLGEEMATTLGLEVQKTKIYLYLLALLFAAVGVLLVGGLAFVGLIAPHIAREIAGFKSRKSLIATALSGMIILSFADIISQTIIAPSSLPLGFVVAFIGAPYYIYLIQKV from the coding sequence ATGAAAAGAAAATTCACTTTACTTTTTGTCCTGCTTTTGGTTTTGATAGTGGTTGATTTGACGCAATTTTCAACAAATCCTCAAATTCTATCAATCCTAATTCCTAATTTTCGTCTTCCTCGTTTAATAACAATCCTGTCAGCTGGAATTGCTCTTTCCTTATCAGGCTTTATTATCCAAAATATTACAGAAAATCCTTTAGCTGATAGCGGAACAATTGGGATAACCTCTGGTGCTTCGGCAGGAAGTGTTGCTTTTTTACTGATTGCTGACCATTTTAAGCTGACAGGGCTTTGGAATTTTTCCTATACTATTTTTGCTTTAATAGGTGCCCTTCTTTCATTTGTCTTAATTTACTTTTTTGCCTTAAGAAAGCAAGTTTCTTCTGTCAGAGTTTTACTGACAGGAATTGCAATTACCGCTTTTTTCCAAGCATTAATCACAATTGGTCAGCTTTCAGTCAATGCCTTTGACTTTCAGAAAGTTGCAGTTTGGCTGTCAGGAGATATCTGGCAAACGGGAAGCACTTATTTGTTCATTTGTATTCTCTTATTAGTAATTGGCTTGATTATTTTGCCATTTTTCTTAAGAAAACTTGAAATCCTCTCACTAGGCGAAGAAATGGCAACTACTTTAGGATTAGAAGTTCAAAAAACGAAAATCTATCTTTACTTGTTAGCGCTCCTTTTTGCAGCTGTAGGTGTTTTATTGGTTGGAGGATTAGCATTTGTTGGTTTAATTGCCCCTCATATTGCTCGTGAAATCGCTGGTTTTAAATCACGAAAAAGTTTAATTGCAACCGCACTTTCTGGTATGATTATTTTATCTTTTGCTGATATTATTTCACAAACAATCATTGCACCATCAAGTTTACCTTTAGGTTTTGTAGTTGCCTTTATTGGCGCTCCATACTATATTTATCTTATTCAAAAAGTTTAA
- a CDS encoding iron-hydroxamate ABC transporter substrate-binding protein encodes MKKVLTTLIAAGALLTLAACSSNSSSKKATSSDDKVTFHALNGVVKVPKNPKRIAVQNYPDEVASLGANVVGTDSWAFPNTFLSKDQKKNMVDLGAPKFNMEKLIAQNPDLIITVDKDQVADYQKVAPTVLVNYKDLSGMNKSLDYFAKLLNREDEKASFLKNFKKEADKQKEKLAKVDVKPAKNTISLLELQGDKVYAFGDNFARGGQALTTGLGFKESSKMAELSKGVGYAEVNTESLGEFDADYIFIDFADKDKEQYAALKNNPAWQNLKAVKEGHVITMDYDKVYFFGGPTAAKEELSLYTDAIIKATK; translated from the coding sequence TTGAAAAAAGTACTCACAACCCTAATCGCTGCAGGAGCTTTACTTACTTTAGCTGCCTGTTCATCAAATTCATCATCAAAAAAAGCGACATCAAGCGATGATAAAGTGACCTTTCACGCTTTAAATGGGGTCGTCAAAGTTCCTAAAAATCCTAAACGTATTGCTGTTCAAAATTATCCAGATGAAGTCGCTTCATTAGGTGCAAATGTTGTTGGAACAGATTCATGGGCCTTTCCAAATACCTTCTTATCAAAAGACCAAAAGAAGAATATGGTTGATTTAGGAGCGCCAAAATTCAATATGGAAAAATTGATTGCTCAAAATCCTGATTTGATTATTACAGTTGATAAAGACCAAGTAGCAGACTATCAAAAAGTAGCCCCTACTGTTCTTGTCAATTATAAGGACCTCTCAGGAATGAATAAATCATTGGATTACTTCGCTAAACTCCTTAATCGCGAAGATGAAAAAGCAAGTTTCCTTAAAAACTTTAAAAAAGAAGCCGATAAGCAAAAAGAAAAATTGGCAAAGGTTGATGTTAAACCAGCTAAAAACACAATTTCACTTCTTGAACTCCAAGGAGATAAGGTTTATGCCTTCGGTGACAATTTTGCTCGTGGCGGACAAGCTTTGACGACTGGTTTAGGCTTTAAAGAATCAAGCAAAATGGCCGAACTCTCAAAAGGCGTAGGTTATGCTGAAGTAAATACTGAAAGCTTAGGAGAATTTGATGCAGACTATATCTTTATTGACTTTGCAGATAAAGATAAAGAACAATATGCTGCATTAAAAAATAATCCAGCTTGGCAAAACCTCAAAGCAGTTAAAGAAGGACATGTGATTACGATGGACTACGACAAAGTTTACTTCTTTGGCGGACCAACAGCGGCTAAAGAAGAGCTGTCACTCTACACTGACGCTATCATTAAAGCTACAAAATAA
- a CDS encoding LysR family transcriptional regulator gives MNIKQLRYVVAIANSGTFREASEQLFVSQPSMSIAVKDLEQELGFQIFERTNTGATLTIEGERFYEQAQTVLRNFETFESKYSKPKESDKTFSVASQHYDFLAPVAVEFAKKNPEIKNFRIFESTTYNILQEVAQGHSELGVVYLNKQNRSGILRMLNKLELDYEEIFLSQTHIYIRKGHPLAQRETISDDDLKPLDRVRFTQENEQFLYYSEDLVETFENTLIYNVTDRASLNGILERTDAYATGLGFIDKESVHNVTVVPMEGDNGNSLILVKHRGHLLSNAATSYKRSLEVYFENYEF, from the coding sequence ATGAATATTAAACAATTACGGTACGTCGTCGCCATTGCTAATAGTGGAACTTTTCGTGAGGCTTCAGAGCAACTCTTTGTTAGTCAACCCTCAATGTCGATTGCGGTTAAAGACTTGGAGCAAGAACTAGGTTTTCAAATCTTTGAGAGAACAAATACAGGTGCGACTTTAACTATTGAAGGCGAACGTTTTTATGAACAAGCACAGACTGTTTTACGTAATTTTGAAACTTTTGAATCAAAATATTCTAAGCCAAAAGAGTCTGATAAGACTTTCTCAGTTGCCAGTCAACACTATGATTTTCTAGCACCAGTTGCAGTGGAATTTGCAAAGAAAAATCCTGAAATCAAAAATTTTAGAATTTTTGAGTCAACCACTTATAATATTTTGCAAGAAGTGGCGCAAGGGCACAGTGAACTTGGAGTGGTTTATCTCAATAAACAAAATCGCTCAGGGATTTTAAGAATGCTCAATAAACTTGAATTAGATTACGAAGAAATTTTCTTATCGCAAACGCATATCTATATTCGCAAAGGCCATCCCTTAGCTCAACGTGAAACAATTTCAGATGATGATTTAAAACCGCTAGATCGTGTGCGATTTACACAAGAAAATGAACAGTTTCTTTACTATTCTGAAGATTTGGTTGAGACTTTTGAAAATACCTTGATTTATAACGTCACTGACCGTGCAAGTTTAAATGGAATTTTAGAACGGACAGATGCCTACGCAACAGGTCTTGGTTTTATTGATAAAGAGAGCGTCCATAATGTAACAGTTGTCCCTATGGAGGGAGACAATGGAAATAGTTTGATTTTAGTCAAGCATCGTGGACATTTATTATCAAATGCGGCGACTTCTTATAAACGTAGTCTTGAAGTTTACTTTGAAAACTATGAATTTTAA
- a CDS encoding MFS transporter, with the protein MKKISPSLTLLALAINAFAIGSTEFISVGLMPMIVNTFNISLSQAGLTVSLYALGVTVGAPLLTILTGTWNRKTLMVSIMGLFILGNLLSAFAPTFLLLLVGRVLASLAHGIFMSISTVIAADVVRPEKRASAIALMFTGLTVATVIGVPLGTFIGQHSNWHMSFVFIVVIGLIGLIATSILVPKGLPIPGKINLSGLARIFTNKSILMSLFITAFGYGGTFAAYTYLTPILEGTFRFSASTVVIILVAYGVMVAIGNSLGGHLANKNILPALQKMFAALALSLLFLFISASLASQALGLIATLLLGLFAFMNVPGLQLYVVQLAEKFTPKDITLVSAFNIAAFNVGITLGSFVGGQISKGSSVVFTPLGGIIIILLAMFLIRLAQKDQASKL; encoded by the coding sequence ATGAAAAAAATATCTCCCAGTCTCACTCTTCTAGCTCTAGCAATTAATGCTTTTGCTATCGGCTCAACCGAATTTATCAGTGTTGGTTTAATGCCAATGATTGTCAACACCTTTAATATTAGTTTATCTCAAGCGGGTTTAACCGTTTCTCTTTATGCTTTAGGGGTAACGGTTGGTGCTCCCTTATTAACTATTCTTACAGGAACTTGGAATCGAAAAACTTTGATGGTTTCGATTATGGGTCTCTTTATTCTTGGTAATTTACTGTCAGCTTTCGCTCCAACTTTCCTTTTACTTTTAGTAGGACGGGTTCTTGCCTCACTTGCTCATGGTATTTTCATGTCAATTTCCACAGTCATTGCTGCTGATGTTGTTCGACCTGAGAAAAGGGCCTCAGCAATCGCCCTCATGTTTACAGGACTAACCGTTGCTACTGTCATTGGTGTTCCTTTAGGGACTTTCATTGGTCAGCACTCTAACTGGCATATGTCATTTGTTTTCATTGTTGTTATTGGCTTAATTGGACTGATTGCTACTAGTATTCTTGTTCCAAAAGGGCTTCCAATTCCCGGAAAAATTAATTTAAGTGGGCTTGCTAGAATTTTTACTAATAAATCAATTTTAATGTCTCTTTTTATCACCGCTTTTGGTTATGGAGGAACTTTCGCGGCTTATACTTATCTTACACCAATCCTTGAAGGAACTTTTAGATTTTCAGCAAGTACAGTAGTGATTATTCTGGTTGCTTATGGTGTGATGGTTGCCATTGGTAATTCACTAGGTGGACATCTAGCAAATAAAAATATCCTACCTGCCCTTCAAAAAATGTTTGCGGCTTTAGCTTTGAGTTTACTTTTTCTTTTTATCAGTGCAAGTTTAGCTTCGCAAGCTTTGGGATTGATTGCAACTTTACTTTTGGGCTTGTTTGCCTTTATGAATGTCCCTGGTTTACAACTATACGTTGTTCAATTGGCAGAGAAATTTACGCCAAAAGATATTACTCTAGTTTCAGCTTTTAACATTGCAGCTTTCAATGTCGGAATTACTTTAGGCTCATTTGTTGGAGGACAAATTTCTAAAGGCTCAAGTGTTGTCTTTACTCCACTTGGGGGAATCATTATCATTCTCCTTGCAATGTTCCTCATTCGTTTGGCTCAAAAAGACCAAGCAAGTAAATTATAA